The following is a genomic window from Strongyloides ratti genome assembly S_ratti_ED321, chromosome : 1.
TATTATTGTTGATCAAATATCAAAAAGTATTGatgaattaaataatgaaaataataatcataataatgttaatagaaaattaacaaataatcaatttaataatatagttaatgaaaatttaaaagaatctaataattttattttcaaaaataaaaattctcaagaatatagaaaaattgaGAATGGAGTTTtagttaatataaataataataatttaacattaacaTCTAAATTACCATTAATATCAACAACTCAAAATCCATGGATTGGTAGTACAAGAGAAGTGAATCTTAAGACAACAATTCAtcaatttaatgataataaaataataagacCATTGATGGaggaaaagaaaaaagaaacaacaaatgattctttaatatttcttcCAACAACAAATTTAGTGGCAAATCAATCAACAGATACAAACAGTAAATTTACTGATATCCTTCTTGAAATTCAAAAAGGTGAAGGTCCTTATGCTAATACAGTAAATAAACCATTAAAACTAGGtgatattttaacattagtAATAAAAGGAAAACCACCTAAAACTCCAAATACATATCATATGTTTGTTCATTCATGTTATGCTTCAGGTGACTCTAAAAATGATCCACTTCCATTGATTGATAAATTTGGATGTCCTGTAAATGATCAAATAATAGGAAATCTCCaaagaacaaaaaataaatatggtgaaactttatattattttaaaatgaaaacatTCAAATTTCCTGgttttaataatgtatttttttcatgTTCTGTTGAAACAAGTCCTGACACCTATCCTGATATATGTCCaaataaagaagaaaaaatagGTAGATTAAAAAGAACTTTAGATAAAGGTAATGATGATAATAGAAAAACTTTtgttctttttaataatattcaaattgaagatgataataatattacaactAAAGATGAGTTgtattattacaataatacaaatagtctttcaaaaattattttatcaaataattatatacttattccattaattattctatctctattatttttgatatgtTGTTGTATTTGTATGATATGTTATCACAAAAAAATGAACAAATATTCTAACAAACCACCAAGAATAATATCACCACCAGTACAAGATGCCTCCCTAACACAACAATTTACCTCTGAAAGAGGTTCTAATTCACTTCcagttttttcttttgataaagtaggtaaaagaaaaatgtctATATTTGCTGAAACATcataagttattttttttttattaaattaacaataaaaaaaagaagaaaaatctccggtacaaaattattttattagcaatcattatatatatacacaaaatttatcataatacgtttataaataaaacattaaaatattatattttttttataaaaaaaaaaaagttatacaaACTAATAagtgtaaataaaataataattaaggAGTAAGAATAGTTGATTTTTCTTGCTCCATTAACCCACTCATAACTTTGTTAATTCTTGATATCATTTGACTTGAATCTCCCATAAGACCAGCAGAAACTAATGCATTATCATAAACCTGTTCCATTACCAAAGCAGCTAATTctttgtttttcttttttaatttcattgcCCCAGCAACAACAGGATGATtcattgataatattaatgttggTTGAAGAAAACCAAGAtaatctaaatttttaacttgaCCTGTTCTAATTAAATTTCTAACAGCTGTATGATCAACATttgaaattgttaaaattgcTGGATGTTCTGATTGACGATAAGAAGGTTGAACTTTATCTACTTTTGTTTTTCCTAATGATTCTTTAACAAATGCCAAAAATTCTTCTTTCTCCATATTAGTACTTTGTGATTTACTAGCTTCATCATCCAATTTTGATCCCTCATTTTTTACCCATTGTTCAACTGGTACcaaattttttctatcataTTGTGGTAAATGTGACATAACAATTTCATCAGCTGgatcataaataaataaaacttcataaccattatttttaaacatttcaTAGTAGGGAGAACTTTCAGCTATTTGACGATTAGgtgtatataaataatatatttctttttgatcTTCTTTCATTCTTccaatatattcttttaatgttGTTACATCacctttttttaatctagaactttcaaataataataaatttgatattgATTCTTTGATTGATTGATCTGATTCTAAACAAACACCttctttaaaatacattGAATATccattataaaaatcaacATATTTAACACGATCTTTCTTTTGTTgacttataaaaaatgacataattttttcagttaaaacttttttaagttttaatattactttatcCATTTGAATTAATTCtcttgataaatttaatggaACATCTTCACTATCAACAACACCAACTAAAAATCTTAAATATCTTGGTAATAATTCTTTAGCATTAGCTTTAATAAGAACATTACGGGCATACAATGAAACTGTACAATCTGATGTTGATGCAGCATACTCAAGTTGGGTAACTTTATGTGTTGGTACATACAATAAAGCACGAATAGATAATGGAACATCTGTCTTATAATGAATTGTATATTGTGGTCTTTCTGGAGATAAATGTTGATGGTGTGTTTTAACTAATTGacgataaaaattttcattcaTCTCATCTGTTACCTCTCTTGGATGTTTAGTCCATAAAGCATTCATTGTATTAATTCTTTCtccatttaatattattggtactgttataaaatatgaatatttactaatgatatcttttatagttgatgattttgaaaatttagaaCAATCACCTGGTTTTAAATCAATTTCTATTTTTGTACCATATGAAATACCTTCATTTACTTTTTCTATCATATATCCTGTAGCACCATCCCATGTCCATGTAAATCCTTCATCACTACCCCATTTTCTTGtagaaacttttattttatcagcTACAATAAATGCTGAATAAAAACCAACACCAAATTGTCCTATAATTTGTTCAGCAGATGTTTTTcctttatttatatctttaaaatcttttgatCCTGATTTTGCTATTGTACCAAgacaatttattaattcttcTTTATTCATACCTATTCCGGTATCTGTTATAACAAGACGATTATTACCCTCATCAACATCTATTCTTATTTCTAATGGATTATCTTCAACAACTTGTGTAGCATCACCAACTTCAACCATCTCTTTACATCTTCTTTTTTCAATAGCATCACTGGCATTTGATATTAATTCACGTATAAAAAcctaaattatttaaaaataatcttacattaaaaaaaaaaatttatttattacctCTTGATCTGAGTATAAACTTTCAGCAACAATATTAAGAAGATTTTTTACCTCAGCATGAAATTCAAATTTCTCTCCA
Proteins encoded in this region:
- a CDS encoding Zona pellucida domain-containing protein, giving the protein MILKILLLFFSLFYIVILETIPPLDPIIPTSYDDSNKVTEVNAMCSQNGITASIKFEKPFTGKIFSINHSNIHECIYYNGGTFIDSPLLFTIPVNTCGTKITRNTRNIIDSMENQIYVQMSMYSQTIYDHQYSFICELALDPKLTDSDDGFKGLSIDSDSNSNIPKPEYLLNYRNLQFPLPHKEPMLPRPIKPIIVDQISKSIDELNNENNNHNNVNRKLTNNQFNNIVNENLKESNNFIFKNKNSQEYRKIENGVLVNINNNNLTLTSKLPLISTTQNPWIGSTREVNLKTTIHQFNDNKIIRPLMEEKKKETTNDSLIFLPTTNLVANQSTDTNSKFTDILLEIQKGEGPYANTVNKPLKLGDILTLVIKGKPPKTPNTYHMFVHSCYASGDSKNDPLPLIDKFGCPVNDQIIGNLQRTKNKYGETLYYFKMKTFKFPGFNNVFFSCSVETSPDTYPDICPNKEEKIGRLKRTLDKGNDDNRKTFVLFNNIQIEDDNNITTKDELYYYNNTNSLSKIILSNNYILIPLIILSLLFLICCCICMICYHKKMNKYSNKPPRIISPPVQDASLTQQFTSERGSNSLPVFSFDKVGKRKMSIFAETS
- a CDS encoding Heat shock protein Hsp90 family and Histidine kinase-like ATPase, ATP-binding domain and Ribosomal protein S5 domain 2-type fold and Heat shock protein Hsp90, N-terminal domain-containing protein, which translates into the protein MLSRSLSRIRYYGRLKNIIEKQAFPISGSRIFNMNQSKAYLSTTATDTKDTTSGEKFEFHAEVKNLLNIVAESLYSDQEVFIRELISNASDAIEKRRCKEMVEVGDATQVVEDNPLEIRIDVDEGNNRLVITDTGIGMNKEELINCLGTIAKSGSKDFKDINKGKTSAEQIIGQFGVGFYSAFIVADKIKVSTRKWGSDEGFTWTWDGATGYMIEKVNEGISYGTKIEIDLKPGDCSKFSKSSTIKDIISKYSYFITVPIILNGERINTMNALWTKHPREVTDEMNENFYRQLVKTHHQHLSPERPQYTIHYKTDVPLSIRALLYVPTHKVTQLEYAASTSDCTVSLYARNVLIKANAKELLPRYLRFLVGVVDSEDVPLNLSRELIQMDKVILKLKKVLTEKIMSFFISQQKKDRVKYVDFYNGYSMYFKEGVCLESDQSIKESISNLLLFESSRLKKGDVTTLKEYIGRMKEDQKEIYYLYTPNRQIAESSPYYEMFKNNGYEVLFIYDPADEIVMSHLPQYDRKNLVPVEQWVKNEGSKLDDEASKSQSTNMEKEEFLAFVKESLGKTKVDKVQPSYRQSEHPAILTISNVDHTAVRNLIRTGQVKNLDYLGFLQPTLILSMNHPVVAGAMKLKKKNKELAALVMEQVYDNALVSAGLMGDSSQMISRINKVMSGLMEQEKSTILTP